The genomic segment TAGGTGAAGAGTAAGGTTATAATTGACAGAAGAGTAATTAATGTTATATTAGactttttttgtaagaaattatcCTTACAAACTAAGCTTTGACAATTTTACATACCTTTAGCTAACTAAGGTTTGACAATTTTACATACCTTTAGCTAGATTAATGTGGCATTTATTaccttttcattttaattttcaactttGAACTCAACAAACACAAGCAACATCTGTACTACTAATTGgatatcaaattttcatttgtgGGTAAATAGCTtgtcaatttaatatttttgaattatttgcattccttttttatcatacacacacatatacacatacatatatatacatatattttagttatatgCATGTGAGACATCAGAGTCAATAATAAAGGAATGTAAGCTTCTTAaagatcatttttattatattcttttgaGAAGGAAAGAAATTCACAAGACcaagagaaaaattatgaaGGGGAGGGTTGAATTCATCAACTAAAgaacaaaacagaaaacaataaaGCAAAGCAGAACGATAATAACTTGGAGAGCAAAGAAGGGTTCGaagtttcttctttttttaattgaaaaatgagtcATGATCTGATTCCAATTCATCTCCTCCCTTtactttttgaaataagagaaaaaatagacaTCCGAAAGGAAAGTTGGTTCTTATTTCTTTATGCTGCACAGCTGATTTTGTTAACTTGACTTAATTTAGTTAGACCTTTTTCTTTGAGTGCAGGAATTATATCATGAATTGCATGCTTTAGATAGATTTGATCAAGATTATCGGCGCAAGCTTCAAGAAGAGGACAATTCAAATGCCACACAAAGAGGTACATGTTGACCTGGATTTACTTGTCCAATTGTCATTAAATACTCTTGAGACATGAGgaaaaatcaatattatttctGATAATTGGAAACTGTACAATGCAAGTTACGATGTATACAGATTTGGTTATAAAGGCTACCCAGAACCATGATTACTTCAAGTACAAATAAGGAAAACTGTAGTAGTTACATTACATATAGTGAGGAAGCATGTGTAATTaaatctgaaaaaaataaataaaagaaataatgaataataacaTACGAGCTACAACAAATTCCATGTTCTTGTATTGAgcatttgaaaatttatttgtttctgAGTCAATGTCTTGTTTAGAGTAGTTTTGACCAAAATATATGTCGATTCATCCTCTAGTGGCATTCTTTGCCTGTATTCAAACTAACTTAACCAattttctccatttctttctcAATTGGTATCCAGCCAATATCTCCTtatatacaatattaaaattattttgtattgtcTTTTGTGTGGCTACACATTCATCTTAACATATTCATTTGTGCGGCTCTCACTTTTTTCTCGTGATATCTATTTAAACATTCACTACCATATAACAATATGAGAAAGCTTTCTTTTTAGTTTGGTTGGTACTTTGTTGTCACAAATAACCTCTGATGCTCTTCTCCATCTTAACTACTGAGCTTGTATGCTGTGTGTGACATCTTAGTTCATTTACCTCCAAGTCATATTTCTCTTGTTGTTATATAACTATGTTTGTCTTTGTTATCACAATAATACTCATATTTTTAAGTGATCAATGATTACAAACTGTGTAGGAGACAGCCTTGCAATTTTAAGAGCAGAACTGAAGAGTCAAAAGAAGCATGTAAGAAATCTGAAGAAAAAATCATTATGGTCCAAGATTTTAGAAGAGGTAAACAGTGTTATTTCTACAAATATTTTAGGTTAAATCGATTATTATAATAGAAGGTTATCTTAGATTTagtattttgtatttgtttagTTTTGTAGTATTGATGATTTGGCATCTGAAATGTGCTTTCTCTGAAATCcttgaattatttttactgaattttgttgttgtttcagTTTAACTACATTCATTTCCCCCTTTTGTTCCTCTTTTTCcctaataaaatttacttttccaATTCTTTCAGCCTCCTTTTCTTGAGCATTTTTCTTATCATACAAGTATAAATTCTAATTGTTGTATTTGCAGGTGATGGAAAAGCTTGTAGACATCGTCCATTTTCTATACTTGGAGATCCATGAAGCATTTGGTAGTTCTGGTACGCTTTCAAGAATTCCCagtattttttattgtgtttagcTAAGTTTGtgatattctttatttttgttccGAGTATGGACAAATTAGTTACGGTGGACCTGACATCTATTTATTTCCCAGTCATTATTTGTCAAACTTGCTGGAGTTTTATTTGTAGGAAGAGTATTTGATTTATTGACGAAAGAAACTCTTTGCTATAGCATTGATCTATAGTCTGGATATGGTATTCAACAAGGGCAAAAGAGCCCATTCATTTGTATGGTTATAGTTGCAAAGTATATGTGCTTTCAATGGTTTGATGTGAAGTTGTGTGCATCAATTTGATGCAATAATAATGTTtctcataatttctttttaacttgTCCCATGTTttttgtgaatgaattttcTGATCTGTTCACCTTGTCCTGACCTATTTTGTTCTTAATCCCGCTCAATTTAGTTTCTCCTCCTTTCATTTTACTGACAAAATGTAGACTATCCATTGCCATTGCTAAAATACCAGGtaaataaaacatttgttttaTACCTCTTCCTCCTTGCAGATACTGATAAGCAAGCCAATGATTCTCAAAGTAACCACAAGAAGTTGGGATCTGCGGGTCTTGCTCTGCATTATGCGAACATTATCACTCAAATTGACACTCTTGTGAGTTTAGGATTCTACTTAAATTACATAATCTCTACTATTTGCCATGGTCTTGGAAGTTCAATTATCTTTCTTTGTCTTTTTTGgctgtaaaatattattttaataacaaaattggAGAAGGAAAGAATAGAAGGGAAGTAATGCATTTACACAGGTCTCAAACAAGCATAATAGtgtgttaaaaaaaaatcacctcAAACTCAGCTTCCTATTCATGATAATGTTGGGGATATGGTGATAGCATTGGTTCTTTCAacttatctttttatattattttcatgaaATGAAACAGTTCTCTCGTTTTCTCCTCTCTCCATATTTGTCACAATGGTATGAATGACTGTTAGTATAATTAGTATTAGACTATTCTTAACATTGAGCCACCTGTAATTCTAGTAGGACAGCTGGAGTTTGTTGTAGACAGTTAGAACTTAATTGACAATCTTGCAGCTCAAGGTATCTGCTTTTATAAATACTTTAGTATAACTCAATCATTATTAAtacaagaaattttatatattgcAAAATTCCTATTTTCTGAATTCTTTAATGACTTTCTGTTATTTGGCCTAATCTGTTATTGTGttcactttatttaaaaaaatgttaccaAAAGGAAGACCACTACCCCTCTAATGTAAAAAGAAACTGATCAGTTGGATACTGTAGGAACATTTTGGGTTTTCCTACCTCATTTTAAAGTCAGTTTGATTCTATGGCTATCTGGGTTCTGATCATTTGTCTATCCAAGTGAAGTTTTAATAACTAAAAGCAGTTAATAAAATGggtgatattttttgtttgttttgaatattttaagtTAAGCTTGTCCATTATTAGGAAACTTTAAAAGTTGATCAAAATTGATGGGCCACTTCTAGTTTCTTTTGATACACACACCAGGAAGCAAAGCCTGTCAAACAGGAGATgcaattctttttcatttcttgttTTGCGTATTACCTACTTCTCTTGAGAAGTAAGATGAACACAGAAGTCCTTTCTTATATTTGCACGAATAAGATCATGATTTACTTAATGAGTAACCATGCTCCAATAAACGAGTGACATCTGACATgcaaggaaaaaaataaagcaaaaataaaatGCTTGAGATTTTCTGTCCAAATCTTGAGGTTCTAGAGTCCGTTTGCTGTCTTCTTTTTTGCCTCTTCTGTCTGCTGGTCCTTTGTTCATTAAGCTTGATCCATTCTAAAACTTGTCTAGTGAAGTGACAATGTAGTACAAGTTTATCTTCATTTTTGGGCTGGCTTAAATTTTTTGGGCATTATGATTCTGACTACTGTGATTCTGATATTATTAGGACTGATCAGGATAAAGAACATACATCATGGAAAGATTATGGCCATCTTTTTAatcgtttcatatattttattgaatagaaAAATGGCACCAACTCTATAAGGCGAAAAGGATGTgttatagttttatatatatatataatgctaCTCAAGCTGTTAGAGAGACACAAATGGTCACAACTGCACTATTATTTgtttctaaaaaaaatgatagcACGACTATTAGGAAGGTAGCCCTGagtttacattttaatttaaccAGGTGTCTCGATCAAGTTCTGTGCCTCCTAATACAAGGGATGCTTTATATCAAGGGCTTCCGCCTAATGTAAAATCAGCATTGCGCTCAAGGTTACAGTCATTTCAGGTTAAAGAAGAGGTGCATATTCCATTCCCATCATACATTTTATTAGCTGGGTATCCATACCATAATACTTGATTAATTATTGATGTGCCCCTTTAATTTTTCGTTTAGAAAGTTTGAATCTAATTGGAATTTTTATCTCACTTTCTTCCAAGTAAGATCATTAGTTTATTAAGATTATAAAATGCACTATTTCTCGCATGTATTCCAGTTAATagattttgaatatataaatcCATTCTCCCTCTTTTTATATAAGTcgtattttgttttcttgttatATGTACTTCAAACTTACATGCTGGTCTATGCTTTTGCAACAGTGAGcacttattaaattaatatttagtttttctttctaatattCTCTTAATATATTCCACATAATGATTTACTCAGAAAATTTTTgcctttaaaaaatttaacgttTACTTcagaattttcaattttcttgtaACCCATACTTGACGAGAaaggttttattttaaatttattaaatgctTGTTAATGACTTTACCAGTTCCgtcttttaatgatttttattgaatttatctCTGCCGAAAGAGTTGTACTAATAAAGCTTATACTACATTCCCAATATTGATTGTGACCAAATCTTTGAATCTAAATCTAAAACATTCTTGCAGCTTACTGTCCCACAAATCAAAGCTGAAATGGAGAAAATATTGCAGTGGCTTGTCCCTATTGCTGCAAACACAACGAAGTATATTTGCTAATCCCTACTAAGCAATTACTAGATGTCCTAGTACTGCATTTGGTACAACAAatctgtttaattttttttccattgtgATCATTAAATAACAATGCTCATCATTCTATTTTTGAATAGTAATTTGGGATGCCCAAAAGACACTATTGCTTTAACCGTGTTACTATTAGGCATTAgctttaataaattatgttctACTACATGTTCTGCTCTCAAATTTAACTATCTCCTTTTCACCTTGGATTAATTCAGAGCTCATCATGGCTTTGGATGGGTTGGAGAATGGGCAAATACTGGGTGAGGACAGATAGCTGAATTCTATTCCTTTATGTTTGTATGTTCTACCTATTTTTTCTAATGTCAGCTTGTATAGGTCTGAGATCAACCGGAAACCCGCTGGTCAGACCGATTTATTGAGAATTGAAACACTACACCATGCTGATAAAGACAAAACAGAAGCTTATATACTTGAACTTGTTATCTGGCTTCATCATCTTGTCAGCCAAGTAAGAGTTGGAAATGGAGGAATAAGGTCCCCAGTTAAATCACCAATCCGTTCTCCTACCCAAAAGACAGGGCAGTTATTTACACAGAAAACCTGTTCTTCCCCCATGCTAACAGTTGAAGATCAACAAATGCTCCGAGATGTCAGCAAGAGGAAGCTAACACCGGGCATTAGTAAGAGCCAAGAATTTGACACTACCAAGACCAGGTTGAGCAAACAGAATAGGCTAAGCAAGAGTAGCAGTCACTCCCCAATCAGTGAAAGCAAAAATGATATATTCTCAACAAGGAGGCTACCTTCTGTTCCTGTCATTGACTTTGATAATCATCGAATGAAGGCCTTGGATGTCATTGATAGGGTGGATAACATTGGAAGTTCATAGTTGTGTGGCATATCTTGGTCTTTAAGCCAGAGGGGATGCTTGAATTAAATGAGCCTGTTTCCCTTCTTCAAGTTAAGTGGTCCCCTATGTTTCTTGTGAGCCATGAGAAATGTTTGTTGATTTCCTTGGCAAGAGTGTTATGATGTGAGCCATAGTCTTTTTGAGATTGTTGTAGATGATTATGGAGCGGGGACAAAGGGGGTCACCGTTTTTCATTAGATGTATATGTACAGATTACATGATCATATAATAATTGTTCTTctatatattttctcttctgTCAATCTTTTGTCTgtgtatatatac from the Vigna angularis cultivar LongXiaoDou No.4 chromosome 3, ASM1680809v1, whole genome shotgun sequence genome contains:
- the LOC108326076 gene encoding protein PSK SIMULATOR 1, whose amino-acid sequence is MGGICSRSWKGTVDGVAVDNALSGSSRHANGHANSEAGMAYQSIGPPRSINSNSNALPDDDDLDKHQRESFSFTGLENVSYGSMADDINDGIPRLSRALSHKSKTKQAAVKKVSEVSSLLGRAGTAGLGKAVEVLDTLGSSMTNLNLSSGFTSGVSTKGNKISILAFEVANTIVKGANLMQSLSKENIRHLKEVVLPSEGVKNLISRDMDELLRIAAADKREELKIFSGEVVRFGNRCRDPQWHNLDRYFEKLCSELTPQKQLKEEAEIVMQQLMTFVQYTAELYHELHALDRFDQDYRRKLQEEDNSNATQRGDSLAILRAELKSQKKHVRNLKKKSLWSKILEEVMEKLVDIVHFLYLEIHEAFGSSDTDKQANDSQSNHKKLGSAGLALHYANIITQIDTLVSRSSSVPPNTRDALYQGLPPNVKSALRSRLQSFQVKEELTVPQIKAEMEKILQWLVPIAANTTKAHHGFGWVGEWANTGSEINRKPAGQTDLLRIETLHHADKDKTEAYILELVIWLHHLVSQVRVGNGGIRSPVKSPIRSPTQKTGQLFTQKTCSSPMLTVEDQQMLRDVSKRKLTPGISKSQEFDTTKTRLSKQNRLSKSSSHSPISESKNDIFSTRRLPSVPVIDFDNHRMKALDVIDRVDNIGSS